In the genome of Crassostrea angulata isolate pt1a10 chromosome 6, ASM2561291v2, whole genome shotgun sequence, the window gtttcctcggggaactttttcaactgttaccctctcaaacaggcactatttatatattgttacgCGATAACCGCACGAGTCATTGCGCTGTTGAACCACGTTAAAATTTCACCTGCGTCTCTATATAGTTCGGGAGAAACACGAGAGTTGACATTGAAATTCTTTGAAACACTGACATTTTTGCTGAAGATTTTGGCGACAGAACATTTTTTTGTGGAAAATTCTTATCATAAGTTTTCTGCGAattcaaacgacatattactTCGGATGTCAAGAATTGCTGAATTCTGTTGTACACACGTTTTCCACAAAGCGGGACGCTATGTCTCCCTGATGTGATCTTTTCTAGTGAAGCAGAAAATCTTCTGcactcctttaaaaaaaaaacttccagtACTTTAACAAGTTTGGGGGAAATAGATTAAAATGCAAACGTAAGTAGTGAATAAcgtttttcatgatttattatgAAATGGTAACGAGAATCATTGATAATTAGTAAACGTACATATACTATTTAAATGCAGAGCAATTTCAGCTCTGAATGCACTGTTAAATGGGGaaaatttgttcaaacaaaTGCAATGGTAATTATATGGCATGAAGattgtaaacaatgaaaatgttaaaaattgtttttcctcTTTTTTCAACACGAAAATCAACAACAATCAAGTGAAGACATAAATTGGAATTTGGTGAAAATTTCCTACGTTACATTAGTTTCTTATTCAACTCTTGTGTTCTACTTTTGGGGttttaaatatctatatatTCACAGAACAAGGCCACTCCTATATACAGGAAgtaatgttcaaaattttaggGATATTTTGCTGCACATTCAGTCTTTAGAAAACTGGATGAAACATAATACAAACTAGGTTAAATGCACCAATTTTACGCCCATTACCATAATACGAGAAGCGTAGCGTATGATTTCCTATTGATACCCAGAAACCGCAAGATCTCGCCAGTAAAACCTATGGCGACAGACGTCTGCAATAATATGTGGATTTCTTGAAATAAATTTCAGGTGACTCAAGAATCTAGCCGAACTATTCATCTgatttataacatttattcaaaCTAGTATGTCTTATTGATAGtcgattatttattttcatcgtTGGAAAGAATGCATAAGTTATGAGCATTGTTGTTGATTACCgacggtatttttttttcaacttccaTTGAAATGAAGACTGATTCTAAAAGTGTGTGTAAATCATTATCTAGAAAGTTATTCatgcaaataaaacaataacagacagacaaacagacgtCATTGCTCTCAAAACATTTGAAACGTAGAGAGACCACTAACCGTTGGTATACAAAGATGTACACGAACCAAGCACTTGCCAAACGACGAGTTAACGTATCAAAAGTTGTTGCCAAATACGTCAGTTACatgcagacagacagacagacagacaaacagacaatCAGACAACTGTTAGTAAAGATTGACAGGCAAAAAGATAGACACGTCAAACAAGCGAAAAGTGTTTCTTCAATTTTGAGACGAATTAATGCCTGAATGTGTCTCCGTAGAAATCTTAAAAcccctttttatttttaggaaaacataaataattttgtatCCTGTAGTCTTGTATGTACAAACTTATTAGTTGTCTTAATGGAGCTACAGGAATCACCATCTTTTCATTTAAGGTAcgttatttatttgtttttatttacttcgTACAAGGGAATATCCAAAAACAAACGCTATTCCAATAAAAGTCGGCGTAAAAACTACAAAGATTAGTTACCATTATACATTTTATTcccattttctttttcagtacTGAGTATAGAATAATAAGTACTATAGAtagtaaatacatataaaatggaGTTCCCTGGTACATTTTGAAGATATTCTATTGCATGTAATACATAATTGGATAAGAGAGTGACTTCGTAATCTCGAAAGTGAAAATAGGCGAAGTCCACGCTCTTTGATTTACATCGATTCTCTTTTTCAATTTAACGCAACAAATTTCCCGATTCCGAAGTTTGGTTTAATTTTTCGCCTCCTAGTGCCCATTCATTATGCTATTACACAAATATCACTTTATAATAACcatgcatacaaattttcatccTGAAATTCAACTCTTGTTAAGACCATGCTTCTAtcgaaataaaagaaatataaagacAGAAATAGTATGACCAGATATGACACCGATTTCTTTTTGAATTGAGGTACGATCAAGCACATAAAATTCAAGTAATCCAAAATGTAACAcgatttctgaagaaaaaaatagattgtTCAGAGCTTCAAGAAATGACCTTTTGACAGTTAGATGGCTATGTGccacataattatttttgtcttcTTCTTCGTTTTGCATCGCTGATTATTCCAACTGAGATCTATCATTATGTAACTATGCAATCGTGCAATAAATACCGGTACAAGGAAGACTTTTTCGTTGCATGCAATATTTAGCGGCCCGTCTTTGAACCAAAATGACCCGGTTtattattcaaagaatgattgaTATAAACTTTGATTATAGTTCAAATTATTATTATCTTTCTCTCCGAAAGAATAATCTTTTCTTCCGGTTAGATTATTTTGTTCTCTTGAAATACAAACTGTATGACAAAAGTCTTTAAATTatacgaattaaaaaaaaaggcctCTGTCTATTAGAATAATAATTAAACGCTTAGAAATAAATTATCAGATTAAAGGATTCTACAGACCCCAAAACAAGTGCTAAAAAAGTAGAACAATTTTGTGATCAGgtaatatttctttctttcttttttttcaataatattgtagtttgtgcaaatcCACCAATTCATTACGGCCCTCTTATTGTTGAAAGCCttaaataaagataaatgtGTTCGGATCCCTTCAGGAAAGAACACAAGGAAGtgtggcaaaaaaaaaaagtgaaatgcAATGCATATGCATACGGGTTTTAAGGCAAAGGTGGGAATGAAGTGTTAGCGTGTGTAGTTATTGGTGACAATTTTTCTGTGAAATGATCGTTCAATGCAAATAGGTATTGTACTTCAGAGCTGTTGTTTTTCATTACAGCGTATTTTTactcttgaaaaaaaatcttgggTGATAAAACGGACATTGTCGAGTATTTTACTGACAAGCTCTTGTTGTCTTTCATTTTACAAAGaatttaaatgtattattatGTTCGCATACAATTCATactttataacaaataatacGCATAGAATGATTTATCTTTCAGAGTACAGATCTTCTGCAAGGAGAGATTTTAAAATGAGGATGAGCTGTATTTAAGAAATATACAGGATGTTGTTCCTTGACCATGGACTGGTGTCTACTCTGCTCTCAATATTGTCGCTTTCATGCGTATTTTGCCTGTGTGGGGGGAAAAAGCAAGTTGATTTTGATTTACACAACCATCTGCTGAATCTCACGCGATACAATCCTGCCATCATCCCTACTTGCGGCAAAGATGACAACGTGACAGTGAAAATAGGAGTGGCTTTACGAGACATAGTGGAGGTTGTTGAAAAGCAACAAATAATTCGGGTCAAAGTGTGGGTCCGTCTAAGATGGAAAGACTGCATGTTGCAATGGGACCCGCTACTGTTTCAAAACAAGACCGAGTTGGTTGTTCCATACTCCGAAATATGGATACCTGATATAACCCTGTACGAAGGAATTAGCGACGAGGAGAATATGCCGGGCATGAGGGATTACCGCGCTAGCATCTCCTCCACCGGAAATGTTATGTATAATTTCCCAACAATCTTGACAATCACCTGTAGAATAACTGTGACATATTTCCCGTTTGATCACCAAGTATGTAAATTGAAGTTAGGTTCCTGGATATACAGTGGCAAATACATCGATCTGGAAAACCTTTGGGAGAAAGTGGACGTTTCTAATTTTCTAACACATAATGAATGGGATGTAGTGGATACACTtgcaaagaaaaacaacattttCTACATTTGTTGTCCCGATCCCTATCCTGATATCACCTTCCAtattcatttgaaaagaaagccTATTTTCTACACAATTACAATTATTTTCCCGGGCTTTTTGATTAACATTTTAACCTTCATGGGTTTTGTTTTGCCACCTTTTTCGGAAGAAAAGATTACTTTGCATATAACGGTCCTGCTCTCCACAACAGTCTTTCTGTTACTTGTGCAAGACAAACTGCCGTCTTCTTCCGAAGGCTTCCCGTTCCTTGCCGCATACTTTGCGGTATCCATGGGACTTGTGTGCATTTCGTGCGTGTTTTCCGCCATCGTCATGTATTTATACTACCGAATACCGGAAGAGCACCATATTCCTTGGCTGGTCCGTTATATCTTTCTGGACAAGCTGCGAGAGATTCTCTGTGTCAAAGGAGAGAAGGCCCTAAATGACGAGAGCGTTGTTCAGATAACGGATATCCGTTCTGTTAAAACAGGAGAAAGTCTGTCACAAACTAAATGTGTAGAGATTCACAGCGGAAGTGAATATAGAATAGAGCCTGGGCACTCATTATCAATGGAGGGTGAAATTCCAGAATATGCCGAGGACTCGAATCATCGACATCAGTCTTGTGGTAACGAGAGGCACATTACTAATGAGTGGAAACTGTTTTCGAATGTCTTGGACAGGTTTTTCATGTCGGTCTACCTGTGTCTTACGATAGCCAACAACGTCGTCTTCTTCtcaataataaacaattatgaTGGAAAAGATATTCCTTTACAATGACGTTAACGTAACGCTTTAgacgactttttttttttagaggaaatatcgtttttgttgattttcttgtgcattatcatcattattatcATATCATGTTTTCCGATCAGTTATTTTCCTTAACCGCAATTTCTGTGGTCAAAACTACTGCATTTACTCTTTGAGCAACTAATTGTTATTAAAGTTGGAAGAAATTTACAGGGGGTTCTGGGAAAGAAtacaattatgaataaaaagagTCTACAACAAATGTTCACAAGAAAAGTTCTTCCTCcgaatattgaaataaaaaacattatataaaaaaaatcatcggtTTTCGAAGTTTTCAAGTTTCCTGCTAACTTGCTTCTAGTAGGAAATACAGAGTGGAAACAAGTCTATTTTACCTGTTACtcgggtgagcgatgtggcccgtgGGCCGCTATTTCAGTACAAAGTCCAGAACCACTTTCGACTGGTCCAAAAATCATAGTTTAAAGGGGggaaaaatgaaatacacaCTACATCAAGatgtttgttttgtaacatCACAAAACGCCCAACTCATGAAATGGTGTCGATGATTTTACCTCTCTCCTCAGACCATTTTTCTGTTCTTAGTTAAAAACTATGCCtagtatttttatgaatttgttcttattataagtttttttctttactaagaATTTATTTAGCACTTAActgcatttttaaagaaaattcttaGAATCTTTATGAATCCCTGCCCTGGTGCCTAAATTATTAATTCAGGGGTGATGGCTTGAACATactatgtatacacatgtatagatATATACTATAGAAAAAGGTTCGATTAATTCGCTGTTAATATTGgcattttttgttcaattgtTTTTTGACGATACTTTTGTAAAAcatctaaattaaaaatttcaaaataagatttCCCTTTTCGAGATAGCcttggtctttttttttaagcattctTCAAAAATTGCGATTTACCAAATTTGGTCGAAACTGAATTAACGGTAATGCAAAAAGCAAGCGTCGaaaataactacatgtaattttgatcagaaaagcgtATTTTAGCTTTCTGCTCAGATTAgcaaaaataattgataaactaaatacatgtagtttcaaaTCAGAAATTCGCATATCATTCTTTCCTGCAGAGAAgtcaatataaataattaatgtCTCTGTTTCCCTCATGGGTTTGGTCGTAGTATGCGCCAAAACGTATAACAAAGTCAAGaaaagcaatgaaaaatttaaaagatgtgTGATTCAAGTTACTGAGTATTAGATTCGGGTACATGTTTATACAAGAGGCTTAAAGTTTAGATATATCTTCAGCGATTCGTTTATAGAGATTATTATATTACAGAATCACAAAATTCAtgcataatgaaatattttaataatttcaattatgtctacatcattttaaatttgcagTTATTTATATGCATGTTTTTCGATAAGTATCTATCGTACATGTCATTCTAAATAATCCTAAACCTCGTGCCTTCCTTCTCATGATTGTACAATAAAAGTCGTTTATACCGTTTAGTAATTGTGAGAGTTAGTTTCAGTTTTGgtaaaaatgattcattttatgagaaatgcatttttttttaaatgttaccaAAGCTAAGTGCGACTCCAGTCAGGTGAGATTCTCAAATACAAAGGAGGTTTACAACCTTGGAGCAAAAGGTTTTTCTTTCAGTTTCTAATAAGTTCGAACGATAAAGGGCAGTTCTtggaaatttaaatttaaattccgCGCTCGATACAGAAAAGGACGCAGTTTTTTCACGAAATATTCAGAACTTATAATTTGCTCATTTTATGACAATGACACATAGAACAGTTCACTTGACACTGCTTAccgattaatacatgtacaaataagaGAGACAAATctttcatgaattatatttctttaccgggatcagttttatttttagaaaaagtatatttttttacgCGTTACCAAAAATTCTACTAATCAAAGCAGTTGGTTATTGTCCATCGACGTCATCATTTGATCATATCGGAACCTGTATTATGTCACAATTTACTCAAGAAAAAATTGCCTGGGGTGATAAGACAGTTTAAGGTTTAATCTGCGCGCTCTTTATGTCTTTAATTGAACAAAGAAGTGAAACACGTGGGAACAAACAATTCATACTTATTTGTGAATAATACATGGTTTATCTTTCACAACACAAATGGGTTTCTCTGCACGACGGAATTTTAAACGTCCAAGCTGAATTTTAAGGATAAACAATACAGTGTTCTTCAACATGAGACTTGTGCCTcttctgtttttaatttttcaactttCTGCCGTATTTTCTCCATCTGAAGGAAAAAAGCAAAACCAATTTGACTTAAATGATCATCTGCTGGATCATTCTCGATACAACCCCGACATCATCCCAATTTGCAGTCAATATGACCGTGTGACAGTGAAAATAGGAATGGCTTTACGAGACATTGTTGAAGTGAACGAAAAACTACAAATGGTTCGCGTTAAAGTATGGGTACGTCTTAAATGGAAGGATTGTATGTTGCAATGGGACCCGCTACTGTTTAAAAATCAGACCGAGTTGGTCGTTCCATACTCCAAAATCTGGATACCGGATATAACCCTGTACGAAGGGGTTAGCGACGAGGAGAATATGCCTGGTATGAGAGATTACCGCGCTAGCATCTCCTCCACCGGAAATGTCATGTATATTTTCCCAAGTATTTTAACCATCACTTGCAGAATTTCTGTAACTTATTTTCCGTTCGATCACCAGGTGTGTAAATTGAAGTTTGGTTCCTGGATATACAGTGGCAAATACATCGATCTGGAAAAGCTTTCGCACAAAGTGGACACAACCAATTTCCTAACACATAACGAGTGGGACGTAGTGGATACAGCAGGAGTCAGACATAACATCTTTTACAGTTGTTGTCCTGACCCTTACCCTGATATTAGTTTCCATGTTCACCTGAAAAGAAAACCGATATTTTACGTTATAACTATTATTTTCCCTTGTTCCTTGATAAACGTGTTAACCTTCATGGGTTTCGTTTTGCCGCCGTTTTCTGGAGAGAAAATTTCCCTGCAAATAACGGTCCTGCTCTCCACAACAGTCTTTCTGTTGCTTGTGCAAGACAAACTGCCGTCTTCTTCCGAAGGCTTCCCGTTCCTCGCTGTGTACTTTGCCGTATCCATGGGACTCGTGTGCATTTCGTGCGTGTTTTCCGCCATCGTCATGTTTCTGTATTTCCGTTTACCGGAGGAGCACAAGATTCCTTGGCTGCTCCGCTACATATTCTTGGACAAGCTGCGGGTGATTCTTTGTGTCAAAGGAGGAGAAATTTTAAATGACGAGAAAGTTGTTCAGATTACGGATATTCGTTCTCTGGAAAATGGACAAAGCCTCCCTCAACATAAATGTGTGGAGATTCACAGAGGAAGGAAATCTCGGAAAGATTCTAGCTTAACGTCTTCGAAGAATGGCGAAATTCCAGAATATGATGAAAAATCGAAAAAACAGCAACAGTCGGAAGTTAACAAGAGTCATATAACTGATGAGTGGGAGTTGTTCGCGAATATCTTGGACAGGTTTTTTATGTTGATTTACTTGTGTCTAACGATTGCCAACAGTGTTGTCTTCTTCTTGATTATGGACAATTATAACGGTCAGGACCTCCCTTTTTGAGTGAAATTAGACACTTCAGAAAACTGTTCATCTCGTGGAGATTTTTATAATGTTCAAATAAATATCGTTTTATGTTGTTATTTTCCAGAGAgtgtatgcatattttttttttatcttgaaatGGATTTTATGAAACAGTttaccgtttttattttgttttattgttacttgaaaaaaaaaaactcctggAGCTGTCACTATCATGTCAGATAGCCCTTAGTTCGTACACAACTAAAGCTCTCTGTAGATGGGATGTGATTATACAATTGGGACGAAGTACATGTTTACATCGTTAATAGTGttgtaaatattgaattaaCTGTCACAAGGTAAATTAAGAGTTGACATTAtgcatattaaatatattttatcgaTGCCAAATTTCAACGGAAGATGTCATTCAAAGCTCTCTATCAAATTTTCTCAATATGACTTTATTGATGTTGTATATTGAATTCAAATTGTATAGAAAAAACTTTATTTCTCCTCCAAATTAATTCGTCtcgttttttttctctccaaattATTCCCTGCTGTCCGAAATGGTCACTTTTAGATACAAGTGTCAACTCAAGCCACCTTAAATAATTgcttgtttatttaattttatgataGAACAAAGAAAAATCGCATAAACAGGTTTTTCTCACCTGTCATAGAAATTGGTCATTTGGCGAAGTAATCTAAACCATTCAAGTGTCAAATGACCAGCTGTTCAGTTAAACATGTAATATGCAAAAATTTCTTAGAGCATCTGTCATTTGGCAAAATCAGACAACTTGCAATTAAATCTGTCTGATCCGTAGTAACAATTGAAATTCCGATTCGACTAAGCTTAATATGAAAGTGTTCAAGATATCAAAagacaacattaaaaaaataataataatctcTAATAAGCATCAATATTTAAGTAGGAGC includes:
- the LOC128187503 gene encoding uncharacterized protein LOC128187503, whose amino-acid sequence is MLFLDHGLVSTLLSILSLSCVFCLCGGKKQVDFDLHNHLLNLTRYNPAIIPTCGKDDNVTVKIGVALRDIVEVVEKQQIIRVKVWVRLRWKDCMLQWDPLLFQNKTELVVPYSEIWIPDITLYEGISDEENMPGMRDYRASISSTGNVMYNFPTILTITCRITVTYFPFDHQVCKLKLGSWIYSGKYIDLENLWEKVDVSNFLTHNEWDVVDTLAKKNNIFYICCPDPYPDITFHIHLKRKPIFYTITIIFPGFLINILTFMGFVLPPFSEEKITLHITVLLSTTVFLLLVQDKLPSSSEGFPFLAAYFAVSMGLVCISCVFSAIVMYLYYRIPEEHHIPWLVRYIFLDKLREILCVKGEKALNDESVVQITDIRSVKTGESLSQTKCVEIHSGSEYRIEPGHSLSMEGEIPEYAEDSNHRHQSCGNERHITNEWKLFSNVLDRFFMSVYLCLTIANNVVFFSIINNYDGKDIPLINNTVFFNMRLVPLLFLIFQLSAVFSPSEGKKQNQFDLNDHLLDHSRYNPDIIPICSQYDRVTVKIGMALRDIVEVNEKLQMVRVKVWVRLKWKDCMLQWDPLLFKNQTELVVPYSKIWIPDITLYEGVSDEENMPGMRDYRASISSTGNVMYIFPSILTITCRISVTYFPFDHQVCKLKFGSWIYSGKYIDLEKLSHKVDTTNFLTHNEWDVVDTAGVRHNIFYSCCPDPYPDISFHVHLKRKPIFYVITIIFPCSLINVLTFMGFVLPPFSGEKISLQITVLLSTTVFLLLVQDKLPSSSEGFPFLAVYFAVSMGLVCISCVFSAIVMFLYFRLPEEHKIPWLLRYIFLDKLRVILCVKGGEILNDEKVVQITDIRSLENGQSLPQHKCVEIHRGRKSRKDSSLTSSKNGEIPEYDEKSKKQQQSEVNKSHITDEWELFANILDRFFMLIYLCLTIANSVVFFLIMDNYNGQDLPF